The Amycolatopsis coloradensis sequence GCTGGCCTGGATCCGCGGCTGGCCTCGGCGGTGACCGGTCTCCCCTTCGTCCGCTTCCAGAGCCCGGCCCGCGATGAGCGGGGAAACTTCACCGGCGTCTTCGGTCTCGTCAACGGGCTGGCCCGAGCCGGACGCCTGACTGCCGAGCAGGAAGCCTTCCGTCGGGCGAACAACGACTGATACGACGCGAATATCATCAACCCGGCACATACCGATCCGAGCGTCTACGACTCGGAGGTCAATCCCGGGGCCGCAGCGTGGTTCAAGACCACCGCTCGTGTCTTCATCGAGCGGGTCGACGGCTACCTGGCGATTCTGGAGGCGCACGAGATCCCGTGCGAGACCGTCCGGTCGGCGAATCCGGGACGGATCGTCTACGAAGACGAGTACCAGGTAGTCGTCGTCCAGAACTGAAAGACTCAGCTCTTGCGGGAAATCGCCCGTCCCACGAGGTCGGCGAAGACCGAGCCGAGGGTGGCACCGGAGGCCTCGATCGCCACCGGGACGATCGACGTCTCGGTCAGGCCCGGGGACAGGTTCACCGCGAGGAAGTAGACCGTGCCGTCTTCGGCGACCACGGCGTCGGTGCGGGAGATGTCGCGAAGCCCGAGTTGCCGGTGCACGGCGACGGCCAGCTCGCTGACCGCCTTGGCGGCGTCGTCGGGGATCCGCGCGGGGGTGAAGAAATCGGTCAGCCCGGCGGTGTAGCGGGCGGTGTAGTCGTACACGCCGCTCTCCGGCACGATCTCGACCGCGGGCAGGGCCTCGGGGCCCTCCGCGCCTTCGATGACCGTCACGGCCACCTCAACGCCGGATACGAACTTCTCGGCGAGAACGGTGTCTCCGTAAGCGAAGCAGCCGACCATCGCGCCGGGCATTTCAGCGGCGTCCTTGACGACCTGGGCGCCCAGCGCCGAACCGCCCTGGTCCGGCTTGAGGATCATGGGCAGGCCCAGCGTCTCGACCATCGAGTCGAGCACGGCCTGCGCGCCGAGTTCGCGGAAGGTGCTGTGCGGCAGCACGACCCAGTCCGGCGTGGTGAAACCCGCGTCGGCGACGAGTGCCTTGGCCGTCGGCTTGTCCCACGCGCGGCGGCAGCCCCGCGAACTGGTGCCGACGTAAGGCACATCGAGCATCTCCAGCACCGTCTGCACCGCGCCGTTCTCCCCCTCACCACCGTGAAGGGCGACGATGGCCGCGTCAGGCCGCTGGGTGCGCAGGCGTTCGAGCAGGCCCGCGTCGGTGTCCCACTCCTCGACGATGAGACCTTCCGCCCGCAACGCGACCGAGAGCCGGCGTCCGGAGCGGAGAGAGACATCGCGTTCGTGGGAAAGTCCGCCTGCGAGTACGGCAACGGTGCGGTCGACCACCGAGACTCCTTTGTGCTTGGGGACGTACGGCCGATCAGACCGTGTCCGGAGAGGGGTTCTGCGGCCCCGAGATCGAGCGTGGGCTCGCGTTACCGAAGGTACGCGCGAGGTCCATTTCGGACTCGAGCACAGCGGCGAGCCGCCGGACACCTTCGCGGATCCGCTCGGGCGTCGGGTAGCAGTAGGAAAGTCGAAGCTGTCTGCTGCCGAAACCGTCGGCGTAGAAACCGGTCCCGGAGGCGTACGCGACGCGGGCCGTGACGGCCCGCGGCAGCATCGCCTTCGTGTCCACGCCCTCGGGGACGGTCATCCAGACGTAGAAACCGCCATCGGGTTTGGTCCAGCTGCAACCGGCGGGCATGTGCTGATCGAGCGCGGACAGGATCGCGTCCCGTCGCTCCCGGTAGTTTTCGCGGAAGGTCTTGATCTGCCCCATCCAGTCGTGCGTCGAGAGGTATCGCGACACGATCAACTGGTTAAGCGTCGGCGGACAAAGCGTCGCGGACTCGGCCGCGAGCACGAGTTTCTCC is a genomic window containing:
- a CDS encoding D-alanine--D-alanine ligase, with amino-acid sequence MVDRTVAVLAGGLSHERDVSLRSGRRLSVALRAEGLIVEEWDTDAGLLERLRTQRPDAAIVALHGGEGENGAVQTVLEMLDVPYVGTSSRGCRRAWDKPTAKALVADAGFTTPDWVVLPHSTFRELGAQAVLDSMVETLGLPMILKPDQGGSALGAQVVKDAAEMPGAMVGCFAYGDTVLAEKFVSGVEVAVTVIEGAEGPEALPAVEIVPESGVYDYTARYTAGLTDFFTPARIPDDAAKAVSELAVAVHRQLGLRDISRTDAVVAEDGTVYFLAVNLSPGLTETSIVPVAIEASGATLGSVFADLVGRAISRKS